AATGGTGAGCGCTTTCACAGTGACGTTGGTTTCTTCGATGCTGTGGGAAACAAGAATATCGGGATCACCGGCCACGTCGCTGTGCCACCCGTCGAGCATTTCGCCAGTGTAGGCGGTACGGAAGGTGAGCGGACCTTCCACGTGGCGGGCGATGCCGCGCACGACGCAGGCACGAGCGACCGCTGCGGCTTCAAGCGTGGAAGGATATTCGGGAGTGGGTTCGTCAGCGACGCCGAGCAGAGCGACTTTCGGCTCGGCGACTCCCAGCGTATGACTCACGCGGACGGCATTTTCGATGATTGCCAAACGCTGCTCAAAGTCGGGAACGGCCACCACTCCGCCGTCGGTGAAGGAGAGCAGTTTGGGATAGCCTTCGAGTTCAAGAACGGCGCAGTGCGAAAGCAGCCTGCCCTGCCGGAGTCCGGCTTTGGGATTCAGTAGCGCACGCATAATATCCGAAGTCGGCACTTTTCCCTTCATCAGAATCTGCGCTTTGCCCTGCGAACAGAGTCCGGCGGCACGGGTCACAATTTCCTGCACGCCGTCGGCATCGGCGATTTCGAGCTG
Above is a genomic segment from bacterium containing:
- a CDS encoding phosphate butyryltransferase; amino-acid sequence: MLKTSQQVLDRARDLARRHKPVVAIAGAEDSDVVRAVAEAVKSDFVSAIFVGNAAKIEAELREMNLESLQLEIADADGVQEIVTRAAGLCSQGKAQILMKGKVPTSDIMRALLNPKAGLRQGRLLSHCAVLELEGYPKLLSFTDGGVVAVPDFEQRLAIIENAVRVSHTLGVAEPKVALLGVADEPTPEYPSTLEAAAVARACVVRGIARHVEGPLTFRTAYTGEMLDGWHSDVAGDPDILVSHSIEETNVTVKALTIFRNCTFMGVITGAKVPLSLVSRADPPRNKLASLALAAVIAGEEL